The Pirellulimonas nuda genome includes a region encoding these proteins:
- a CDS encoding Gfo/Idh/MocA family protein: protein MSTLTRRTFLMTTGAAVAGASLSRRARAVGASERVRFGLIGCGVRGRSFGSLATSLCDPDQTRLGQLAGSAGIASGRTMTDLRRMLDDPAIDAVIIATPDHWHAPAAILACEAGKHVYVEKPVSHNFRESRLLLRAAQRANVVVQHGTQQRSRPFVRDAIAMLHEGAIGEVLAAKAWNVQLRDSIGKRHASPPPREIDYDTWVGPAEWMPHQSNRLHSAWHWWHNFGTGDIGNDGAHELDYARWGLGVDALPCKVSATGGKYFFDDDQQFPDTATCAFEYAPANQGATPRQLSFEMRLWSRNYPMNCDSGVEFYGTKGRMFLSKRGKLQVVGPQNEKILDSRPGEENALAHIDNFVAAIRGEAPLNAPLIEAHRSVALAHLANAAIRVGRSLQFDAVAEQVVGDDDASRLMQRVYRKGGHWATPVGMQPA, encoded by the coding sequence ATGAGCACACTCACTCGACGAACCTTCCTGATGACGACGGGCGCCGCCGTCGCTGGGGCTTCGCTCTCTCGACGGGCCCGGGCCGTTGGGGCGAGCGAACGCGTAAGGTTTGGATTGATCGGGTGTGGCGTTCGCGGCAGGTCGTTCGGGTCCCTCGCCACGTCGCTTTGCGACCCCGACCAAACAAGGTTGGGGCAGCTCGCCGGTTCCGCGGGCATCGCGTCGGGGCGGACGATGACCGACCTGCGGCGGATGCTGGACGACCCTGCGATCGACGCGGTGATCATCGCGACCCCCGACCACTGGCACGCCCCGGCGGCCATCCTGGCGTGCGAGGCGGGCAAGCACGTCTATGTAGAGAAGCCGGTCTCACACAACTTTCGAGAGAGCCGGTTGTTGCTCAGGGCGGCCCAGCGGGCGAACGTGGTCGTACAGCACGGCACCCAGCAGCGTTCGCGGCCGTTCGTGCGCGACGCGATCGCGATGCTGCACGAGGGGGCGATTGGCGAGGTGCTGGCGGCCAAGGCCTGGAATGTCCAGCTTCGCGATAGCATCGGCAAGCGGCACGCTTCGCCCCCTCCCCGTGAGATCGATTACGACACATGGGTCGGCCCCGCGGAATGGATGCCGCACCAGTCGAATCGGCTGCATTCTGCCTGGCACTGGTGGCACAATTTCGGCACCGGCGACATCGGCAATGACGGCGCACACGAGCTGGACTACGCACGCTGGGGTCTCGGGGTAGATGCGCTGCCGTGCAAAGTCAGCGCCACGGGAGGCAAGTACTTTTTTGACGACGACCAGCAGTTCCCAGACACCGCCACGTGCGCGTTCGAATACGCCCCGGCCAATCAGGGCGCCACGCCGCGACAACTCTCGTTCGAGATGCGGCTGTGGTCGAGAAACTACCCAATGAACTGCGACTCGGGGGTCGAGTTCTACGGAACCAAGGGAAGGATGTTCCTGAGCAAGCGGGGCAAACTGCAGGTGGTCGGGCCCCAGAACGAGAAGATCCTCGACTCACGCCCCGGAGAAGAGAACGCGCTGGCGCATATCGACAACTTCGTGGCGGCCATCCGTGGCGAGGCGCCGCTCAATGCGCCGCTGATCGAGGCGCACCGTAGCGTCGCCCTGGCGCATCTGGCGAACGCTGCGATCCGCGTGGGACGGTCACTCCAGTTCGACGCCGTCGCAGAGCAGGTGGTGGGCGACGACGACGCTTCCCGACTGATGCAACGCGTCTACCGCAAAGGGGGGCACTGGGCGACCCCCGTGGGCATGCAACCGGCATGA
- a CDS encoding NAD(P)-dependent oxidoreductase: MPAQSRTPQPLGVVGLGLLGSALAERLLAGGFELLVFDREPDKAAPLVARGARWSENPIADCRRVVFCLYTTEVVEEVLGRCDQSLQPGQVLIDATTGSPEATARLGRRLSDRGVDYLESPILASSDQTRRGEGVALVAGREPAFDACRDVFHAMVARAHYLGAWGNAAKTKLVNNLILGLNRAALAEGLCFAESIGLDPAAALAVLRQGNAYSGVMDTKGQKMIDGDFSPQAKLSQHAKDVRMIVSLAKSNARPLPLTSLHLELLERAEQEGLGERDNSAIIQTFANMTQHSSHSEAT; encoded by the coding sequence ATGCCAGCGCAATCGAGAACTCCCCAGCCGCTCGGAGTCGTCGGCCTCGGGCTGCTCGGATCGGCGCTCGCCGAGCGGCTGCTGGCGGGGGGGTTCGAACTGTTGGTCTTCGACCGCGAGCCTGACAAAGCCGCTCCGTTGGTGGCGCGGGGCGCCCGCTGGTCGGAGAACCCCATCGCCGATTGCCGGCGCGTCGTGTTCTGTTTGTACACGACCGAGGTTGTCGAGGAGGTGCTCGGCCGCTGCGACCAATCGCTTCAACCGGGGCAGGTGCTGATTGACGCCACAACGGGCTCGCCGGAGGCGACGGCGCGGTTGGGGCGTCGGCTCTCGGATCGTGGGGTCGACTACTTGGAGTCGCCCATCCTAGCGTCGAGCGATCAGACCCGCCGTGGCGAGGGGGTAGCGCTGGTCGCCGGCCGGGAGCCGGCTTTCGACGCTTGCAGAGACGTCTTTCACGCCATGGTCGCCAGGGCTCATTACCTGGGCGCCTGGGGGAACGCAGCCAAGACCAAGCTGGTGAACAACCTGATTCTCGGGCTCAACCGCGCTGCGCTCGCCGAGGGATTGTGCTTCGCCGAATCGATCGGTCTCGACCCGGCAGCGGCTCTTGCGGTGCTGCGACAGGGCAACGCCTATTCCGGGGTGATGGACACCAAGGGCCAGAAGATGATCGACGGCGACTTCTCGCCGCAAGCCAAGCTGAGCCAGCACGCAAAGGATGTTCGCATGATAGTGAGCCTGGCCAAATCCAACGCTCGGCCGCTTCCTCTTACCTCCTTGCATCTAGAGTTGTTGGAGCGGGCCGAACAAGAAGGCCTGGGCGAGCGCGATAACAGCGCCATCATTCAAACGTTCGCAAACATGACGCAGCACTCGAGCCATTCAGAAGCGACTTAG
- a CDS encoding glycoside hydrolase family 28 protein has product MHSLNNPLAILLVALGISTHAARASGADAPPSGWDAVPAILQRIVPPEFPDRDFRVDPPGGSADGKADFRAAISKAIDACSEEGGGRVVLGPGKWLSRGPVRIKSNVNLHLERGATLLFSAAPDDYLPAVFTRFEGTELMNFSPLVYAFEQENVAVTGEGTIDGQADDEHWWGWEPNWAKDIARLGLMVERGVPPGDRVFGAGHHLRPSFIQFYRCKNVLVEGVKVVRSPMWEIHPVLCENVTVRGVRIETHGPNNDGCNPECCRYVLIEDCYFDTGDDCIAIKSGRNADGRRVAVPSQDIIVRNCVMKDGHGGVVLGSEMSGGIRNVFVENCKMDSPHLERAIRLKSNSMRGGFLENLYVRDVQVGQVSDAVLRIDLRYWHPESGDFVPTVRNIVLERVVSQKSLRPMYLVGLPDSAIGQVHLRDCEFRNASQPSVIENVEELRLTRVTQPRE; this is encoded by the coding sequence ATGCACTCTCTCAACAACCCACTCGCGATCCTGCTCGTCGCCCTGGGCATCTCGACACACGCGGCCCGAGCTTCCGGCGCCGATGCTCCGCCTAGCGGTTGGGACGCCGTCCCCGCGATCCTCCAGCGTATCGTGCCGCCGGAGTTCCCCGACCGTGACTTCCGGGTCGATCCCCCTGGGGGGAGCGCGGATGGCAAGGCCGATTTCCGAGCGGCGATCTCCAAGGCCATTGATGCGTGCAGCGAGGAAGGGGGAGGACGCGTGGTGCTAGGCCCCGGCAAGTGGTTGTCGAGAGGACCGGTCCGGATCAAGAGCAACGTGAATCTGCACCTGGAACGCGGCGCGACGCTCCTGTTCAGCGCGGCTCCGGATGACTACCTACCGGCGGTGTTTACCCGCTTTGAGGGGACCGAGCTGATGAACTTCTCGCCGCTGGTCTACGCCTTCGAGCAGGAGAACGTCGCCGTTACGGGGGAGGGGACGATCGACGGGCAGGCGGACGATGAACACTGGTGGGGTTGGGAGCCCAACTGGGCCAAGGACATCGCAAGGCTCGGCCTCATGGTTGAGCGGGGCGTGCCCCCTGGCGATCGCGTGTTCGGCGCCGGGCATCACCTGAGGCCCAGCTTTATTCAATTCTACCGCTGCAAGAACGTGCTCGTTGAGGGGGTCAAAGTGGTTCGGTCTCCCATGTGGGAGATCCATCCCGTGCTCTGTGAGAACGTGACGGTGCGCGGGGTTCGGATTGAAACGCATGGGCCCAACAACGACGGTTGCAACCCGGAGTGCTGTCGGTATGTGCTTATCGAAGACTGCTACTTCGACACGGGGGACGACTGCATTGCGATCAAGTCAGGACGCAACGCAGACGGCCGACGGGTCGCTGTTCCGAGCCAAGACATCATTGTCCGGAACTGCGTCATGAAGGACGGCCACGGCGGGGTAGTGTTGGGGAGCGAGATGAGCGGTGGGATCCGCAACGTGTTTGTCGAGAACTGCAAGATGGACAGCCCCCATCTTGAGCGTGCGATCCGGCTCAAGTCCAACTCGATGCGCGGGGGCTTTCTCGAGAACCTGTATGTCCGTGACGTTCAGGTTGGGCAGGTCAGCGACGCCGTGCTGAGGATCGATCTGCGGTACTGGCATCCCGAGTCGGGCGATTTCGTCCCCACCGTCAGGAACATCGTTCTCGAACGGGTCGTCTCGCAGAAGAGCCTGCGGCCCATGTACCTGGTGGGCCTTCCCGATAGCGCCATCGGGCAGGTGCACCTCCGGGACTGCGAGTTCCGCAACGCGTCGCAGCCCAGTGTGATCGAGAACGTGGAAGAGCTGAGGCTGACCCGAGTGACGCAGCCGCGCGAATAG
- a CDS encoding AraC family transcriptional regulator, whose amino-acid sequence MAFPRGAHQELFIEGVCRYAAENECDWAYTVSPESLSLSLLELDGWPGDGVLAAVNTPEEARCASMFPIPVVNVSSALADSPVARSMVDNETIGKLAAEHLLSRGFKNLAFYGLTGVEFSKRRWMGFLSHLEESGFTGLSSAQHLAAPTFRFHSKAWLKQNQQLSEWLVSLPKPCGVLAVSDYRARYVLDACQQAKIETPEQISVIGVDNEPFICEHVSPTLTSVARNNMMEGYRAAEMLDQLIRGDELESLETRVPPLEVVERQSTAAFAVSDPRLRMVLAYLHDYLKDPITVEEMASHAGVSRRWLEYAFRDAFGETPYQYIRRQRLQQARRLLSDEPRTKIINVAQRTGFASVKQMRLAFLQAYGATPGECRRQMLEHEEAAIELETD is encoded by the coding sequence TTGGCCTTCCCCAGGGGGGCTCATCAAGAGCTCTTCATCGAGGGCGTCTGCCGGTACGCGGCCGAGAACGAATGCGACTGGGCATACACCGTATCCCCCGAGTCGCTCTCGCTCTCGCTTCTCGAACTCGACGGCTGGCCGGGCGACGGCGTGCTCGCCGCGGTCAACACACCGGAAGAGGCGCGGTGTGCGAGCATGTTTCCGATCCCGGTAGTCAACGTATCCAGCGCGCTGGCCGATTCGCCCGTAGCGCGTTCGATGGTAGACAACGAGACCATCGGCAAGCTCGCCGCCGAGCACTTGCTGAGCCGGGGGTTCAAGAACCTGGCCTTCTACGGGCTTACCGGCGTCGAGTTTTCCAAGCGACGCTGGATGGGATTCCTGTCGCACCTTGAGGAGAGCGGGTTCACCGGACTCTCGAGCGCCCAGCACCTAGCCGCCCCCACGTTCCGCTTCCACAGCAAAGCATGGCTGAAGCAGAATCAGCAGCTCTCCGAATGGCTTGTGTCGCTGCCCAAACCGTGCGGCGTCCTGGCGGTTTCGGACTACCGAGCCCGCTACGTCCTGGACGCCTGCCAGCAGGCCAAGATTGAGACGCCCGAGCAGATATCCGTCATCGGCGTCGACAACGAGCCCTTCATCTGCGAACACGTCTCGCCCACGCTTACAAGCGTCGCCCGAAACAACATGATGGAAGGGTATCGCGCGGCGGAGATGCTGGACCAGCTAATCCGGGGCGACGAGTTGGAGTCCTTAGAGACCCGCGTGCCTCCGCTGGAAGTCGTTGAACGCCAGTCGACCGCGGCTTTTGCTGTCTCCGACCCCCGCCTGCGTATGGTGCTGGCCTACCTGCACGACTACCTTAAGGACCCGATCACGGTCGAGGAGATGGCGTCGCACGCCGGCGTTTCGCGGCGGTGGCTGGAGTACGCGTTCCGCGACGCCTTCGGAGAAACACCCTATCAGTACATCCGCCGCCAACGCCTGCAACAGGCTCGCCGCCTGCTGAGCGACGAGCCGCGGACGAAGATCATCAACGTGGCGCAGCGTACCGGGTTCGCTTCCGTCAAACAAATGCGTCTCGCATTCCTGCAGGCGTACGGCGCTACGCCGGGCGAATGCCGGCGGCAGATGTTGGAGCACGAAGAGGCGGCGATCGAGCTTGAAACCGACTAA
- a CDS encoding TRAP transporter substrate-binding protein has translation MTGIVRLRTKKVIVGKSTSFLLLGLLAVTLAATAVAALGLGQGVHSGPLVLKLGHSLDQSHPVHVAMEHMAQRLAEKSGGTMLLEIAPNGQLGSETDCIEYLQRGALALAKTSTSPLESFVPSMAVFGVPYAFRDEDHFWKVIEGEIGEELLAAGADHGVHGLCYYDAGARSFYTVNRPILAPDDLKGLKIRVQESKTSIAMLKALGGSPTPMSFGELYSALQQRIVDGAENNPPSFTSTRHCEVCKDYSLDEHSRTPDILLVSELWWDRLNADQKRWLTEAADESTTVQRRLWREETNKALRTAESEGVRIHRPDKSAFIEKVAEMHEAYGDSEIGVLLRRIEEVR, from the coding sequence ATGACCGGCATCGTTCGGCTACGTACTAAAAAGGTGATCGTGGGAAAATCGACTTCTTTCTTGCTGCTCGGCCTGTTGGCCGTCACTCTGGCGGCAACCGCTGTCGCGGCTCTGGGGTTGGGGCAGGGAGTCCATTCCGGCCCGCTCGTGCTGAAGCTGGGCCATAGCCTCGACCAAAGCCACCCGGTCCATGTCGCGATGGAGCACATGGCGCAGAGGCTGGCGGAAAAGTCGGGCGGGACCATGCTGCTGGAGATCGCGCCGAACGGTCAGCTCGGCTCGGAGACCGATTGCATCGAGTACCTACAACGGGGGGCGCTAGCGCTGGCGAAGACGTCAACCAGCCCCCTCGAGAGCTTCGTGCCCTCGATGGCGGTCTTTGGCGTGCCGTACGCCTTCCGAGATGAAGATCACTTTTGGAAGGTCATCGAGGGAGAGATTGGCGAGGAACTGCTCGCGGCAGGCGCCGACCACGGCGTTCACGGGCTGTGCTACTACGACGCCGGCGCCCGCAGCTTCTACACGGTGAACCGACCGATCCTGGCGCCAGACGACCTTAAGGGGCTCAAGATCCGCGTGCAAGAAAGCAAGACGTCCATCGCCATGCTGAAAGCCCTCGGCGGCTCCCCCACCCCGATGAGTTTCGGCGAGCTCTACTCTGCACTGCAGCAGCGGATCGTCGACGGCGCCGAGAACAATCCCCCCAGCTTTACGTCAACACGCCACTGCGAGGTATGCAAGGACTACTCCCTCGACGAGCACTCTCGGACTCCCGACATCTTGTTGGTCAGCGAGCTCTGGTGGGACCGGCTGAACGCAGACCAGAAGCGTTGGCTCACCGAAGCGGCCGACGAGTCGACCACGGTCCAACGGCGACTATGGCGCGAAGAAACCAACAAGGCGCTCCGCACCGCGGAGTCCGAAGGGGTGCGGATCCACCGCCCCGACAAGAGCGCCTTCATTGAGAAGGTGGCGGAGATGCACGAGGCCTATGGCGACAGTGAAATCGGCGTGCTGCTAAGGCGAATCGAGGAGGTCCGGTAG
- a CDS encoding TRAP transporter small permease → MMQSFFKLSDAVQRLLELLVILLVLTLVGDVLWGVAARFGSHFGLSPSLWTEELARLLLIWVTFLGAAVGFARREHLGLDYFANKLHPDARRTLACVSELIVIAFAATALVYGGMVLVRETLGAGQFTPALQLKMGYVYLAAPIAGACIILFGLKRLLELIFHPAPMSQTHDVETAARLD, encoded by the coding sequence ATGATGCAGTCATTCTTCAAGCTTAGCGACGCCGTGCAGCGCCTGCTGGAACTGCTGGTGATCCTGCTTGTACTGACGCTCGTGGGCGACGTCTTGTGGGGCGTGGCTGCCCGGTTCGGCTCGCACTTTGGCCTTTCCCCCAGCCTGTGGACGGAGGAACTCGCCCGGCTGCTGTTGATCTGGGTTACGTTCCTCGGTGCGGCGGTCGGCTTCGCCCGCCGCGAGCACCTGGGGCTCGATTATTTCGCGAACAAGCTGCACCCCGACGCCCGTCGAACGCTTGCCTGCGTGAGCGAGTTGATCGTGATCGCGTTCGCCGCCACGGCGCTCGTGTACGGCGGCATGGTGCTGGTCCGCGAGACGCTGGGGGCGGGGCAGTTCACCCCGGCGTTGCAGCTCAAGATGGGTTACGTCTACCTTGCGGCCCCGATTGCCGGGGCGTGCATTATCCTGTTCGGTTTAAAGAGGCTCCTGGAGCTGATATTTCATCCGGCGCCGATGAGTCAGACGCACGACGTGGAAACCGCCGCAAGGCTAGACTGA
- a CDS encoding TRAP transporter large permease has product MDVPISVGLGLSALLTLMSIPGMPASYLVAQKMSTGVASFNLLAIPFFILAGILMGEGGMARRLMDFAAAIVGRTTGGLAYVCTITCMLFGAISGSATAAVSSVGGTILPEMERNGYDRRFSVALTTVSATTGLVIPPSNIMIVYAVVAGNVSVAAMFLAGVLPGVLLGLAIMAVSWLRASTHPPATSSREDATTDGSSWGGQVIYSGLRALPSLALVVIVLAGILVGLFSPTEAAAIAVLYAFLLAVCVYREIRLRDLPNICLRTGITTAVVFLLIAASQATSWALSYENIPQQVGQAMLTLSDNWIVLLLLINVLLLFVGTFMDMTPAVLIFVPIFLPVAAQMGLHPVHFGVLMIVNLCIGLCTPPVGTCLFVGCGVGKTTISELVRPLLPFLAAMIAALMLVTYLPELSLWLPRQAGLLD; this is encoded by the coding sequence ATGGACGTTCCGATCTCGGTCGGCCTGGGGCTCAGCGCGCTGCTGACCCTGATGTCGATCCCAGGAATGCCGGCAAGCTACCTCGTCGCTCAAAAGATGAGCACGGGCGTAGCGAGCTTTAATCTGCTGGCGATCCCGTTCTTCATCTTGGCGGGCATCCTGATGGGCGAGGGGGGGATGGCCCGCAGGCTGATGGACTTCGCCGCCGCGATCGTGGGACGCACGACGGGCGGGCTGGCCTACGTCTGCACGATCACCTGCATGCTCTTCGGCGCCATCTCGGGGTCCGCCACCGCCGCCGTCTCTTCCGTCGGAGGGACGATCCTGCCCGAGATGGAGCGGAACGGCTACGACCGCCGCTTCAGCGTGGCGCTCACCACGGTCTCGGCGACCACCGGGCTCGTCATCCCACCGAGCAATATTATGATCGTCTACGCCGTTGTGGCGGGCAACGTGTCCGTGGCGGCGATGTTCCTTGCCGGCGTGCTGCCGGGCGTCTTGCTCGGGCTGGCCATCATGGCGGTAAGCTGGCTGAGGGCCTCCACGCACCCGCCGGCGACTTCTAGCCGCGAGGACGCCACGACAGACGGTTCGAGCTGGGGCGGCCAAGTGATTTATTCGGGGCTCCGCGCTCTGCCTAGCCTGGCGCTGGTGGTGATCGTTCTGGCCGGCATCCTCGTGGGTCTCTTCTCGCCTACCGAAGCGGCGGCCATTGCCGTGCTCTACGCCTTCCTGCTGGCGGTTTGCGTCTACCGCGAGATCCGGTTGCGCGACCTACCGAACATCTGCTTGCGAACAGGGATTACCACAGCGGTCGTGTTCCTGCTGATCGCGGCGAGCCAGGCAACCAGTTGGGCGCTTTCCTACGAGAACATCCCGCAGCAGGTGGGGCAGGCGATGCTCACCCTGTCCGACAACTGGATCGTGCTGCTGCTGTTGATCAACGTGCTGCTTCTGTTTGTCGGCACGTTCATGGACATGACGCCTGCGGTGCTGATCTTCGTGCCTATCTTTCTGCCGGTAGCGGCGCAGATGGGGCTACACCCCGTGCATTTCGGCGTGTTGATGATCGTGAACCTGTGTATCGGGCTGTGCACTCCGCCGGTCGGAACCTGCCTGTTTGTCGGTTGCGGGGTCGGCAAGACGACGATCTCCGAGCTCGTCCGACCGCTGCTCCCTTTCCTAGCGGCGATGATCGCGGCCCTGATGTTAGTAACCTACCTGCCAGAGTTGTCGCTCTGGCTGCCCAGGCAGGCAGGACTCTTGGACTAG